A segment of the Butyrivibrio fibrisolvens genome:
TGGCAGTCTTGTCGATCTTAAGTCCTCTTATCTCAATGACATCATTTTTGGCAGTACCTGATCCAACAAGACGGTCATATCTTGAAAGGTGAGCCTTAACGCGCGCTACAAGCTCAGACGGAGAGAATGGCTTTGTAATGTAGTCATCAGCGCCAAGACCAAGACCTCTTATCTTATCGATGTCATCCTTCTTGGCGGAAACCATAAGGATAGGCATGTCCTTCTTTTCACGGATGTGTTTGCATACTTCAAAGCCGTCCATGCCCGGAAGCATGAGATCGAGTATCACAAGATCATAATCCTCGGAAAGTGCCTTCTGAAGACCTACATCTCCTCTTGTTGCAATTTCAACTTCAAAGTCTGAAAGCTCTAAATAGTCTTTTTCAAGATCAGCGATCGCTTCTTCATCTTCCACTATCAGTATTTTGCTCATATGTTCCTCCTGTTACTGGTTCTGTGTACTTACGCAGTACGAAATGCATTGTCGTACCTTCGCCTTCATGGCTGGTCGCCCAGATGTAACCGCCATGATCCTCTATTATCTTTTTTACTATAGAAAGACCGATACCGCTTCCCTGGTGCTTGGAATTGCGGGATGAATCGGTTCTGTAGAAACGTTCGAATATACTTCCCAGATCCTTTGGCGCGATTCCGCGTCCGTTATCTTCAATCTCAACCCTGATGGAATCTACTTCGTCAAGGATCCTTATATCTATCTGACTCTTGCCGTCAGTTCTGTCCATGTATTTAACCGAGTTAGAAACTATATTATTAATAACACGTTTTAGCTGTTCGGGATCTGCTATTACTATTGTATCAGGTGCTGTCAGATTAGAATAGTTAAGCTTTATGCCGCGCCCTTCCATGTCCATTCCGACTTCTTCAACGCAGTCTCCAAAATAATCGCCAACGTTTAGCTTCCTGAAATTATAAGGAATTCGGTTGTTATCAATTGATGAATATAAGGTTAGCTCATTGATAAGATTATTCATATCAATGGCCTTGTTGTAAATAGTCTTGAGGTATTTTTGCTGCTTCTCAGGAGTTGTGGCAACGCCTTCCATCAGACCTTCTGCATAACCTCTTATAGTAGTGATAGGGGTCTTCAGGTCGTGGGAGATGTTACGGATAAGTTCTTTATTTTGCTGTTCATGTTCGAGCTTCTCCTGAGCGGATTCCTTAAGACGAAGTCTCATGTCCTCGTAGTTACGGTACATCTCACCGATCTCGCCCTTTTCGGCATTATCATTGAGTCTGTAATCGAAGTTCCCATCCTTGATCTTCTGCATAGCTACGTTGAGCTCACCCACCGGCTTAAAGATACCGCTTCTGGTCCATGCAGTAAGTATAATTGATGTCAGAAGGAGTATAAAGCACATGGCAAAAAACATATAGCTGAAAAATGCAGGTGCTATAAGAGTCTGGGCAGTAAAGATAAGGAACAATGAACCTGTCGTTCCATCTGATAAAGTGAAGTCATACTGGCGGATCAGCTTTTTTTCATCATTATATAAATATCCATTAAATTGATCATGACTACTACCATATTCAGGTAAAATTAAGGTTAGGCTATTATTATCATTAATAGATCCATTATAAGTAATAGTATCACTACCCTGTCTTACGACCACATATCCGTTTTCATTAGAGAGTTGTTCATTGATCTTATCAAGATATTCCTGGTCAGTAAGAATATCCGGATCCTGGGTAGTATCAGTACTTAGCTGTTCAAAGATATTATCAGCTATCTTCATATATCTGGTATTATCTGCGATCAGATTCCTGGTACTACCCTCGTTCATTATTCCGCCAATTACAAGAAAAGCTATGGTGATAAGAAGAAGCGGCATAAGAACCATTGTAATTGCAGTTATTGTAAGCTTTGTTTTAAGACGCATACTAAAGCCATCCTTTCATATAATATTAGTATAACATTTTCGAAAAAATGTGGTAATTAATAGGTCTGAACAATCCGTGAAATGAAAATAAAATACTTATAAAATGAAAATATTACATTTGAAAACCAATAAAAAGCGTCTGGTTTCCACAATAAATGTAAATTTATAATTTTTTG
Coding sequences within it:
- a CDS encoding HAMP domain-containing sensor histidine kinase; protein product: MRLKTKLTITAITMVLMPLLLITIAFLVIGGIMNEGSTRNLIADNTRYMKIADNIFEQLSTDTTQDPDILTDQEYLDKINEQLSNENGYVVVRQGSDTITYNGSINDNNSLTLILPEYGSSHDQFNGYLYNDEKKLIRQYDFTLSDGTTGSLFLIFTAQTLIAPAFFSYMFFAMCFILLLTSIILTAWTRSGIFKPVGELNVAMQKIKDGNFDYRLNDNAEKGEIGEMYRNYEDMRLRLKESAQEKLEHEQQNKELIRNISHDLKTPITTIRGYAEGLMEGVATTPEKQQKYLKTIYNKAIDMNNLINELTLYSSIDNNRIPYNFRKLNVGDYFGDCVEEVGMDMEGRGIKLNYSNLTAPDTIVIADPEQLKRVINNIVSNSVKYMDRTDGKSQIDIRILDEVDSIRVEIEDNGRGIAPKDLGSIFERFYRTDSSRNSKHQGSGIGLSIVKKIIEDHGGYIWATSHEGEGTTMHFVLRKYTEPVTGGTYEQNTDSGR
- a CDS encoding response regulator transcription factor, whose product is MSKILIVEDEEAIADLEKDYLELSDFEVEIATRGDVGLQKALSEDYDLVILDLMLPGMDGFEVCKHIREKKDMPILMVSAKKDDIDKIRGLGLGADDYITKPFSPSELVARVKAHLSRYDRLVGSGTAKNDVIEIRGLKIDKTARRVYIDGEEKSFTTKEFDLLTFLAENPNHVYTKEELFRRIWNMDSVGDIATVTVHIKKIREKVELDTSNPQYIETIWGVGYRFKA